One Trichoderma asperellum chromosome 5, complete sequence genomic region harbors:
- a CDS encoding uncharacterized protein (EggNog:ENOG41) codes for MDYLDGFLLVPPDRNHILAKAQWKSRYVFVGRRATINKQKDRQSGNGVWPTSSGPKPLAKAYTDEYCISVFKSKEDAEPAYQWPTSCVLDCQVQMVAYRKQGPIQPTLIVTISDKERKRRSSRSVGLIASKEAGTSTLWFRTPQDDHHNSLHEWAQFILEKKNPTGSDGSSTPVFSSPFSPRSRETEYFPRPDSGNQANRPDPRPLQHKSSGATYSTGPRERPATFSSDSPSLRSKRSDISSPSSVSQHPIQKSFAVPGQIYTGPMHNDAGLPSIRDSIYQGELIEGWTAAQGRSSTLSSPTRGHEALGSPMEASMSFDVSAPPAPGETILDRAFQLGHIPWAETSIPGQENFNSIARFDALMREVDDKRKQREAAQRLERAAVRNTYNPEAGAHLDYNEELDSDDNAHSADEQESGYDRSPIISPSAQRALAFIADRHGESPRERGSRRPTMSRAHLSFHVDTMASASASQSPPSRPHTAHAKSRLNPTQRTQSTPHLNPISAGMAANDNASQSGDSENRRSGASSKRLSFSEFTRRLSSTSSLLVVQTNSSGDSRRGSVGAEPLPSSVRRPNMSHRDTVPPPRSQEWQTQDRRCPWRNSVVGVGPEGGFL; via the exons ATGGATTACCTTGACGGCTTTCTCCTTGTTCCTCCCGACCGAAACCACATTCTTGCGAAAGCGCAATGGAAG TCCCGATACGTCTTCGTTGGTAGACGGGCGACGATCAACAAGCAGAAGGACCGACAGAGTGGTAACGGCGTATGGCCTACCAGCTCTGGCCCGAAGCCTCTCGCCAAAGCGTATACCGACGAATACTGCATCTCCGTTTTCAAGTCCAAA GAAGATGCGGAACCTGCTTACCAGTGGCCTACGAGCTGCGTCCTCGACTGCCAAGTCCAAATGGTAGCCTATCGCAAACAAGGGCCTATCCAACCTACGCTTATTGTCACCATATCCGATAAGGAACGGAAACGCCGCTCTAGTCGATCCGTGGGCTTGATAGCAAGCAAGGAAGCCGGTACTAGTACTCTATGGTTTCGGACGCCGCAAGATGATCATCACAATAGCCTTCATGAGTGGGCTCAGTTTatcctggagaagaagaatcctACAGGATCAGATGGAAGTAGTACGCCGGTGTTTTCAAGCCCCTTCAGCCCCAGAAGTCGTGAGACAGAGTACTTCCCTAGACCTGATAGCGGAAATCAAGCAAACCGCCCAGATCCGAGGCCTCTACAGCACAAGAGCTCCGGCGCTACGTATTCAACGGGACCTCGTGAGCGTCCTGCCACATTTAGCTCTGATTCACCGAGCCTGCGATCCAAACGAAGCGACATTTCCTCGCCCTCTAGCGTCAGTCAGCACCCGATTCAGAAATCGTTTGCGGTTCCAGGCCAAATATACACTGGACCGATGCATAATGATGCGGGGTTGCCTTCGATCAGAGACTCGATTTACCAGGGAGAACTGATCGAGGGGTGGACTGCGGCCCAAGGGCGGTCCTCGACCTTGAGTTCACCCACGCGTGGCCACGAAGCATTGGGGTCACCAATGGAGGCGTCTATGTCGTTTGACGTCAGCGCACCGCCTGCCCCTGGAGAGACGATCCTTGACAGGGCCTTTCAGCTAGGGCACATTCCATGGGCTGAAACAAGCATCCCCGGTCAGGAGAACTTCAATTCCATTGCTCGATTTGATGCTCTCATGCGCGAAGTAGACGACAAGCGGAAACAGAGAGAGGCTGCCCAGCGCCTGGAGCGAGCGGCGGTACGCAACACGTACAATCCTGAAGCAGGAGCACATCTTGACTATAACGAGGAGCTCGACTCCGATGACAACGCGCACTCAGCGGATGAACAAGAGAGCGGCTATGATAGGAGCCCGATTATTTCCCCTTCAGCTCAACGAGCTTTAGCCTTTATCGCAGATCGACACGGCGAATCACCCAGAGAACGCGGATCACGACGTCCCACGATGTCCAGGGCTCACCTGAGTTTCCATGTCGATACGATGGCGTCGGCGTCGGCATCTCAATCCCCGCCTTCAAGGCCTCACACAGCTCATGCCAAAAGTCGCCTCAATCCAACGCAGAGGACCCAGAGCACGCCTCATTTGAATCCGATTTCTGCAGGCATGGCCGCCAACGATAATGCGTCACAGAGCGGAGACTCGGAAAATCGCCGATCTGGCGCGAGCTCCAAAAGGTTGAGTTTCTCTGAATTTACCAGAAGGCTCTcgagcaccagcagcttaCTGGTAGTCCAGACCAACAGCAGCGGAGATAGCCGCCGAGGCAGTGTTGGAGCAGAGCCGCTTCCCTCCAGCGTACGGCGACCCAATATGAGCCATAGGGATACCGTTCCCCCGCCTAGAAGCCAAGAATGGCAGACGCAAGATCGACGCTGCCCTTGGCGCAACAGTGTTGTCGGCGTCGGCCCCGAGGGCGGATTTCTTTAA
- a CDS encoding uncharacterized protein (TransMembrane:1 (o503-526i)), with translation MSSPAAEEIDALIRDVAAASKLPAKSRMGDVRPTVASLTSLAYENGLLPEALDQLVDLVVTPSHLDQASRAAIVRNLYPVSRVSRDIAIRVIGALGHGALKPSLNIQVALLKWLIMIHHVLETPAVLAQAYGVLFNLLNTAAIRPNLCHLLALITRRKHVRPFRIQALLNLSRQTANDPYLIGLLRVYKDYYPEIILGELVRGRASAFKHPDISWKERLQEVQEAYALQAEKNSQAVLDGFRVNRPTGRGQGNRAVPAVHTSHATENSVTLEEVENITGFVQNIDRIELPNQLVAVLADPLLQKLLLLRPNAEAYQRVANWLNSVLQNVIDGDTDEAVLWEVLGVVREFVVQSKSIPPVILSFFAIFFQQWNGSSQHDSILQILSFAPLVEFQELYQRILQPLELAILDNTPGSQVEILGLYSNILRHWTAILQSSDLIPTHANASVTALIRHTGRLSLTLLQTSPIESVNIAIIEFYEQAIHLVNDDSLKYYIRIELPPSELIYTFLFSSSVATMSRLCGILACYKKGFEMAMSTKARNDGSNLIDALSYDRAYVNLYNGYLMDICNCFWRSRAFSDADTNSHGCLVPRPTVSSLTAYVSSVDKTFSLPSLLTLSYSPVLCFQSIRSVRDLEDAAIGSSSSAIRTRHAGPVTQNSLSKLAVAGGIQLSWQDYRIEVLRSLAEKNLGGIAELLKNTMTVLKNSMDATPRARAKMSI, from the exons ATGTCGTCTCCTGCGGCTGAGGAAATCGACGCACTCATTCGCGATGTGGCTGCGG CTTCCAAGTTGCCAGCCAAGTCCCGAATGGGAGATGTCAGGCCTACAGTAGCAAGCCTGACATCTTTGGCGTACGAAAATGGCTTGTTGCCGGAAGCACTTGATCAGCTTGTTGATCTGGTTGTTACGCCCAGCCACCTTGACCAGGCTAGTCGCGCTGCCATAGTCAGAAATCTATATCCTGTCTCCAGAGTATCCCGCGATATTGCCATTCGTGTTATTGGTGCTCTTGGCCATGGAGCACTTAAGCCTTCGCTCAACATCCAGGTAGCACTTCTAAAATGGCTCATCATGATCCACCACGTGCTGGAAACCCCAGCCGTGCTCGCTCAAGCTTATGGTGTTCTCTTTAATTTGCTCAATACAGCGGCGATTCGGCCAAATCTCTGCCATTTATTGGCACTTATCACACGAAGAAAACATGTTAGACCTTTTAGGATCCAGGCTCT CTTGAACTTATCACGACAGACAGCCAATGATCCTTATTTAATCGGCCTTCTCAGAGTCTATAAGGATTATTATCCTGAAATCATATTGGGAGAGTTAGTTCGTGGCAGGGCTTCAGCGTTCAAG CATCCGGATATATCATGGAAAGAAAGGCTCCAAGAAGTCCAAGAGGCTTATGCTCTGCAAGCAGAGAAGAATTCACAGGCCGTTCTCGATGGCTTCCGGGTTAATCGCCCCACCGGCCGCGGCCAAGGAAACAGAGCTGTACCGGCCGTCCACACGTCTCATGCCACAGAG AATTCTGTTACTTTGGAAGAAGTCGAAAACATCACAGGCTTTGTACAGAATATTGACAGGATAGAGCTGCCTAACCAACTTGTGGCCGTCCTCGCTGATCCCTTGCTGCAGAAGCTACTGCTTCTGCGTCCAAACGCAGAGGCTTATCAACGGGTAGCGAACTGGCTCAATTCAGTTCTGCAAAATGTCATTGATGGCGATACTGATGAAGCCGTGCTCTGGGAAGTTTTGGGTGTTGTGAGAGAATTTGTTGTGCAAAGTAAA TCTATACCTCCCGTTATCCTTAGCTTTTTTGCTATATTTTTCCAGCAATGGAATGGATCTAGCCAGCATGATTCCATTCTACAGATTTTGTCGTTTGCTCCTCTTGTGGAGTTCCAAG AACTGTATCAACGTATCTTGCAACCGTTAGAGCTAGCTATCTTAGATAATACGCCAGGCTCTCAGGTTGAAATTTTAGGTCTATATTCCAACATACTCCGCCACTGGACTGCCATATTACAATCGAGCGATCTAATTCCGACCCATGCAAATGCAAGCGTCACGGCGTTGATACGCCATACCGGGCGACTCAGCCTCACTCTTCTACAAACCTCTCCCATAGAGTCGGTGAATATTGCCATCATCGAGTTCTATGAACAGGCGATCCACCTCGTTAATGACGACTCTCTCAAGTACTATATACGGATTGAACTGCCACCCTCGGAGCTGATTTATACATTCTTGTTCAGCAGCTCTGTGGCCACCATGTCCCGCTTATGTGGCATCTTGGCATGTTACAAAAAAGGCTTCGAAATGGCCATGTCGACAAAGGCCAGAAACGATGGCTCTAATCTGATCGACGCTCTCTCCTATGACAGAGCCTACGTGAATCTATACAACGGGTATCTCATGGATATCTGTAACTGCTTCTGGCGAAGTAGAGCCTTTAGCGATGCGGATACCAATTCTCATGGCTGCCTGGTGCCGCGGCCTACCGTGTCTAGCCTCACGGCATATGTATCTTCAGTGGACAAAACGTTCTCTCTGCCTTCACTTCTTACTCTATCATATTCGCCTGTACTCTGTTTTCAGAGCATTCGCTCGGTGCGAGATCTTGAAGATGCCGCTATAGGAAGTAGCAGTAGCGCCATTAGGACAAGGCATGCTGGGCCTGTGACACAAAACAGTCTTTCGAAATTAGCTGTCGCGGGAGGTATACAGCTTTCCTGGCAAGACTATCGTATCGAAGTTTTGAGATCACTTGCGGAAAAGAATCTTGGTGGCATAGCTGAGCTCTTGAAAAACACAATGACAGTGCTGAAGAACTCAATGGATGCAACACCGCGAGCACGGGCAAAAATGTCCATCTAG
- a CDS encoding uncharacterized protein (EggNog:ENOG41), with the protein MDYLDGFLLVPPDRNHILAKAQWKSRYVFVGRRATINKQKDRQSGNGVWPTSSGPKPLAKAYTDEYCISVFKSKEDAEPAYQWPTSCVLDCQVQMVAYRKQGPIQPTLIVTISDKERKRRSSRSVGLIASKEAGTSTLWFRTPQDDHHNSLHEWAQFILEKKNPTGSDGSSTPVFSSPFSPRSRETEYFPRPDSGNQANRPDPRPLQHKSSGATYSTGPRERPATFSSDSPSLRSKRSDISSPSSVSQHPIQKSFAVPGQIYTGPMHNDAGLPSIRDSIYQGELIEGWTAAQGRSSTLSSPTRGHEALGSPMEASMSFDVSAPPAPGETILDRAFQLGHIPWAETSIPGQENFNSIARFDALMREVDDKRKQREAAQRLERAAVRNTYNPEAGAHLDYNEELDSDDNAHSADEQESGYDRSPIISPSAQRALAFIADRHGESPRERGSRRPTMSRAHLSFHVDTMASASASQSPPSRPHTAHAKSRLNPTQRTQSTPHLNPISAGMAANDNASQSGDSENRRSGASSKRPTAAEIAAEAVLEQSRFPPAYGDPI; encoded by the exons ATGGATTACCTTGACGGCTTTCTCCTTGTTCCTCCCGACCGAAACCACATTCTTGCGAAAGCGCAATGGAAG TCCCGATACGTCTTCGTTGGTAGACGGGCGACGATCAACAAGCAGAAGGACCGACAGAGTGGTAACGGCGTATGGCCTACCAGCTCTGGCCCGAAGCCTCTCGCCAAAGCGTATACCGACGAATACTGCATCTCCGTTTTCAAGTCCAAA GAAGATGCGGAACCTGCTTACCAGTGGCCTACGAGCTGCGTCCTCGACTGCCAAGTCCAAATGGTAGCCTATCGCAAACAAGGGCCTATCCAACCTACGCTTATTGTCACCATATCCGATAAGGAACGGAAACGCCGCTCTAGTCGATCCGTGGGCTTGATAGCAAGCAAGGAAGCCGGTACTAGTACTCTATGGTTTCGGACGCCGCAAGATGATCATCACAATAGCCTTCATGAGTGGGCTCAGTTTatcctggagaagaagaatcctACAGGATCAGATGGAAGTAGTACGCCGGTGTTTTCAAGCCCCTTCAGCCCCAGAAGTCGTGAGACAGAGTACTTCCCTAGACCTGATAGCGGAAATCAAGCAAACCGCCCAGATCCGAGGCCTCTACAGCACAAGAGCTCCGGCGCTACGTATTCAACGGGACCTCGTGAGCGTCCTGCCACATTTAGCTCTGATTCACCGAGCCTGCGATCCAAACGAAGCGACATTTCCTCGCCCTCTAGCGTCAGTCAGCACCCGATTCAGAAATCGTTTGCGGTTCCAGGCCAAATATACACTGGACCGATGCATAATGATGCGGGGTTGCCTTCGATCAGAGACTCGATTTACCAGGGAGAACTGATCGAGGGGTGGACTGCGGCCCAAGGGCGGTCCTCGACCTTGAGTTCACCCACGCGTGGCCACGAAGCATTGGGGTCACCAATGGAGGCGTCTATGTCGTTTGACGTCAGCGCACCGCCTGCCCCTGGAGAGACGATCCTTGACAGGGCCTTTCAGCTAGGGCACATTCCATGGGCTGAAACAAGCATCCCCGGTCAGGAGAACTTCAATTCCATTGCTCGATTTGATGCTCTCATGCGCGAAGTAGACGACAAGCGGAAACAGAGAGAGGCTGCCCAGCGCCTGGAGCGAGCGGCGGTACGCAACACGTACAATCCTGAAGCAGGAGCACATCTTGACTATAACGAGGAGCTCGACTCCGATGACAACGCGCACTCAGCGGATGAACAAGAGAGCGGCTATGATAGGAGCCCGATTATTTCCCCTTCAGCTCAACGAGCTTTAGCCTTTATCGCAGATCGACACGGCGAATCACCCAGAGAACGCGGATCACGACGTCCCACGATGTCCAGGGCTCACCTGAGTTTCCATGTCGATACGATGGCGTCGGCGTCGGCATCTCAATCCCCGCCTTCAAGGCCTCACACAGCTCATGCCAAAAGTCGCCTCAATCCAACGCAGAGGACCCAGAGCACGCCTCATTTGAATCCGATTTCTGCAGGCATGGCCGCCAACGATAATGCGTCACAGAGCGGAGACTCGGAAAATCGCCGATCTGGCGCGAGCTCCAAAAG ACCAACAGCAGCGGAGATAGCCGCCGAGGCAGTGTTGGAGCAGAGCCGCTTCCCTCCAGCGTACGGCGACCCAATATGA
- a CDS encoding uncharacterized protein (BUSCO:EOG092D2N4T), giving the protein MVKLEDVSSLLQTPADLSQKAPIRAESAYKPLHSFALEKQRSYKQQFGDMYFLRLTKIKPAVEEVAAKAWDGTEIGGERATRVERVLDVRQGELCWVAGTVYMDMRLKPNILEDVSKDRWLSAPISSQKYYSDDGSDQIMLEDDSGRVRLVGDLLNNIPLVTGCIIAVMGTENTNGEFEVIDLKVPDLAPQPERWTLSKPSSASSKPEGEDTEMTDSPSQSGGKKIAIVSGLSFSGTDASYDLELDLLLEYLLGEALGPDEQTNVSQISRLIIAGNSISTTKEKEDDEGGEEEDDKKAVQKKYGYDASAYNPVPSQLFDQFVSELLPSIPVTLLPGAQDPANASYPQQPVHSAMFPLSRAYASEPGVKATSQPGWFDPVTNPWEAEVEGWRILGTGGQNVDDVFKYVESDDRLGMMEAMCRWRCCAPTAPDTLWSYPFQEDDPFVLKTCPHVYFVGCQPEFATKVIHGPEGQSVRLIAVPSFSKTKEFVLMDTETLEVTRVKIASR; this is encoded by the exons ATGGTCAAGCTCGAAGATGTCTCTAGTCTCTTGCAGACGCCCGC GGATCTCTCTCAGAAAGCGCCCATCCGAGCAGAGTCAGCCTACAAGCCGCTGCACTCCTTCGCCCTAGAGAAGCAGCGGTCCTACAAGCAGCAGTTTGGCGATATGTACTTCCTGCGACTCACCAAGATCAAGCCCGCGGTAGAAGAGGTGGCTGCAAAGGCATGGGACGGCACAGAGATTGGTGGCGAGCGAGCTACGAGGGTTGAAAGAGTGCTTGATGTTCGGCAGGGCGAATTGTGCTGGGTTGCAGGAACGGTTTACATGGACATGCGGCTAAAGCCCAACATCCTCGAGGATGTGTCCAAGGAT CGTTGGCTATCTGCGCCCATCTCCTCGCAAAAATACTACTCCGACGACGGCTCCGATCAAATCATGCTGGAAGACGATTCAGGTCGTGTTCGCTTAGTCGGCGACTTGCTCAACAATATCCCACTTGTGACTGGCTGCATCATTGCCGTTATGGGCACCGAGAATACAAACGGCGAGTTCGAGGTCATTGACCTCAAGGTTCCCGATTTGGCCCCTCAGCCAGAGCGTTGGACTCTCTCCAAACCATCCTCCGCGAGCAGCAAGCCCGAAGGCGAGGATACAGAAATGACAGATAGTCCTTCTCAGAGCGGCGGCAAGAAGATTGCCATCGTATCGGGATTGTCCTTCTCCGGCACCGATGCCTCATATGATCTTGAGCTGGATCTTCTGTTGGAATATTTGCTTGGAGAGGCACTCGGACCCGACGAGCAGACCAATGTTTCACAAATCAGCAGGCTTATCATCGCTGGTAATTCTATTTCCACCaccaaagagaaggaagatgatgaaggcggcgaagaggaagacgacaaGAAGGCAGTGCAGAAGAAATACGGCTACGATGCCAGCGCTTATAACCCCGTGCCATCCCAGCTCTTTGACCAATTTGTCTCGGAGCTGTTGCCTTCCATCCCCGTCACCCTCCTCCCCGGTGCCCAGGACCCCGCCAACGCAAGCTATCCTCAGCAACCCGTTCATAGCGCCATGTTCCCCCTTTCTCGGGCCTATGCATCGGAGCCCGGCGTAAAAGCAACATCACAACCTGGGTGGTTCGATCCTGTGACGAATCCCTGGGAAGCAGAAGTCGAAGGCTGGAGGATATTAGGCACAGGTGGCCAAAACGTGGACGATGTGTTCAAATATGTCGAGAGCGACGACCGATTGGGCATGATGGAGGCTATGTGCAGGTGGAGGTGCTGTGCTCCCACTGCGCCCGATACACTAT GGAGTTATCCATTCCAAGAAGACGACCCTTTTGTCCTCAAAACCTGCCCCCACGTCTACTTTGTCGGCTGTCAGCCCGAGTTTGCAACCAAAGTCATTCATGGCCCCGAAGGCCAAAGTGTTCGACTCATTGCTGTGCCGTCGTTTTCGAAAACGAAGGAATTTGTGTTGATGGATACGGAAACCTTGGAAGTGACGAGAGTAAAGATTGCGTCAAGATGA
- a CDS encoding uncharacterized protein (BUSCO:EOG092D0LJL), with product MAADVGHIAQLLQATLDPAQHRTAEAALKQEAAKPQYSLTLLTIVSNDALPINTRLGAALAFKNFIRINYVDADGNYKIPQDEVQTIKERLIGLMIASPANIQSQLGEAVSIIADSDFWERWDTLTQDLVSRFSATDPKVNIGVLEVAHSIFVRWRPLMRTTALYTEINHVINTFGGPFFQLLATTDSKITEHAHDKAALQGWFEVLSLQLKIMFDMSCHDLPPVFEENLSSISELLHKYLNYSNSILNTDDDDEVSVVDTAKADICDFLELYTFKYDADFSQYCKPFITSTWNLVSSIGSETKYDTLVSKSLHFLAAVAATREHSELFNNEEVLTQIIEKVILPNVSLRESDIELFEDEPIEYIRRDLEGSDTGSRRRSATDFLRSLQEKFEAPVTSSVSRYINHYLTQGKSDWKSKDTAVYLFISIAAKGAVTQAQGVKTVNPLVNVVDFFEQHIASDLVNGEGIQPISKVDAIKFLYTFRSQLSKEQWKVAIGPLIQNLNSSNYVVYTYAAIAVERVLFLTDDAGNAMFPRADIEPFAKDLLNHLFKLIERETSAPKLQENEFLMRCVMRILIVIKDGAGPWLDTILTHLILITNVMKSNPSNPRFYYYHFEALGALVRYCAATHAAAINQKLWEPAHQILVEDVTEFIPYIFQILAQLLESSPVDSVSDNYKALLAPLLQPPLWETRGNIPACTRLLAALIPRVAKAIVTENQTEAVLGIFQRLLSGKKSELHAFDILEAIVNSFEPSALDPYFDTILRLIFTKLQGSPADSFKIRFVRFFHLVAAKLEAGYGTDYFVKYSDKVDEKVFAQVYPPFILQETDKLARPVDRKAAVVSLTKTLCDSQVFATKFAKGWGNTCRILLTLLANPPSAAAGVGDEIVNENSPDDIGFGLTFTALNTCKLAARDDFPEVQDVTTWVKQYMVEANQRHGGAIEGFISQRLTPELQEAIAHYIR from the exons ATGGCGGCCGATGTTGGCCACATTgcacagctgctgcaggcaaCGCTTGATCCTGCTCAGCACCGCACAG CCGAGGCTGCTCTCAAGCAGGAGGCGGCCAAGCCTCAGTACTCACTGACGCTGCTCACCATTGTCAGCAACGACGCTCTACCCATCAACACTCGCCTGGGTGCTGCCTTGGCCTTCAAGAACTTCATCCGAATCAACTATGTG GACGCGGATGGAAACTACAAGATCCCTCAGGACGAGGTCCAGACAATCAAAGAGCGCCTCATTGGGCTGATGATCGCTTCTCCCGCCAATATCCAGAGCCAGCTGGGTGAGGCTGTCAGTATCATTGCCGATTCGGACTTCTGGGAGCGATGGGACACCCTAACCCAG GACCTTGTCAGCCGTTTCTCCGCCACCGATCCCAAGGTGAACATTGGTGTGCTGGAGGTAGCCCATTCCATTTTCGTTCGATGGAGGCCACTCATGAGAACGACCGCTCTGTATACAGAAATTAACCATGTGATCAACACATTTGGCGGTCCTTTCTTCCAGTTGTTAGCG ACTACCGACAGCAAAATCACCGAGCATGCGCACGATAAGGCGGCTCTTCAGGGCTGGTTCGAGGTTCTAAGCTTACAGCTGAAAATCATGTTCGACATGTCCTGCCACGATCTGCCTCCTGTTTTCGAAGAAAAcctctccagcatctccgAGCTGCTTCACAAGTATCTGAATTATTCTAATTCCATCCTGAAtaccgacgacgatgacgaagtcAGCGTTGTCGATACTGCCAAGGCCGACATTTGCGACTTCCTCGAGCTCTACACCTTCAAATATGACGCAGATTTCTCTCAATACTGCAAGCCATTCATCACAAGCACTTGGAATCTGGTGTCATCCATTGGATCAGAGACAAAATACGACACCCTTGTTAGCAAGTCGTTGCACTTCTTGGCGGCGGTCGCGGCAACTCGGGAGCATTCCGAGCTCTTCAACAACGAAGAAGTCCTCACACAGATTATTGAAAAGGTCATTTTACCCAACGTTAGCTTGCGAGAGTCTGATATCGAACTGTTTGAAGATGAGCCGATTGAATATATCCGCCGAGACTTGGAGGGCTCTGATACAGGATCTCGACGCAGATCAGCTACCGACTTCCTCCGCAGTCTGCAAGAGAAATTCGAGGCCCCCGTCACTAGCTCTGTTTCCAGGTACATCAACCATTATCTCACCCAAGGAAAATCCGATTGGAAGTCCAAAGACACCGCGGTCTACTTGTTCATCTCAATTGCCGCCAAGGGTGCCGTCACACAGGCTCAAGGTGTCAAGACCGTCAACCCCCTTGTCAACGTTGTCGACTTCTTTGAGCAGCACATTGCATCTGACCTGGTGAATGGAGAGGGTATTCAGCCAATCTCTAAAGTTGACGCAATCAAATTCCTCTACACCTTCCGCAGCCAGTTGTCCAAGGAGCAGTGGAAAGTGGCTATTGGCCCATTGATCCAGAACCTTAACTCGTCCAACTATGTTGTATATACCTACGCGGCCATTGCCGTGGAGCGCGTGCTGTTTTTGACAGACGATGCGGGTAATGCGATGTTTCCCCGCGCGGACATTGAGCCATTCGCAAAGGATCTGCTCAACCATCTTTTCAAGCTGATAGAAAGGGAGACCAGCGCTCCCAAGCTGCAAGAAAACGAATTCTTGATGCGATGCGTGATGAGAATTCTCATTGTCATCAAGGATGGAGCGGGGCCTTGGCTCGATACCATCCTTACACACCTCATTCTCATCACAAATGTGATGAAGTCTAACCCTAGCAACCCTCGCTTTTACTACTATCACTTTGAGGCTCTCGGCGCTCTGGTACGATACTGTGCCGCGACGCATGCCGCTGCAATTAATCAGAAGCTATGGGAACCAGCACATCAAATCCTGGTGGAAGATGTTACGG AGTTCATCCCGTACATTTTCCAGATCTTGGCGCAGCTCCTCGAGTCAAGCCCAGTGGATTCCGTCTCTGACAATTACAAGGCGCTTCTTGCCCCTCTACTGCAGCCTCCTTTGTGGGAAACCAGGGGCAACATCCCTGCCTGCACACGACTACTGGCCGCCCTTATCCCCAGGGTAGCCAAGGCAATTGTTACTGAGAACCAGACTGAGGCCGTTCTTGGAATTTTCCAAAGATTACTTAGCGGAAAGAAGTCAGAGCTCCATGCTTTTGATATTCTCGAGGCTATTGTCAATTCTTTTGAGCC ATCGGCCCTTGACCCGTACTTTGACACCATTCTCAGGCTGATTTTTACAAAGCTACAAGGATCTCCGGCTGATTCTTTCAAGATCCGCTTCGTTCGATTTTTCCATCTCGTTGCGGCGAAGTTGGAAGCTGGCTATGGAACAGATTACTTCGTCAAGTATTCTGATAAGGTGGACGAGAAGGTCTTTGCCCAAGTTTATCCTCCATTTATCCTGCAAGAAACAGACAAATTGGCAAGGCCCGTTGACCGGAAGGCTGCCGTGGTCTCCCTGACTAAAACGCTGTGCGACTCTCAAGTGTTCGCTACCAAGTTCGCCAAGGGCTGGGGAAATACTTGCAGGATTCTTCTCACTCTGCTAGCAAACCCCCCAAGCGCTGCCGCTGGTGTCGGAGACGAAATCGTGAACGAAAACTCTCCCGATGATATCGGATTTGGATTGACATTCACAGCTCTTAATACGTGCAAACTTGCTGCGCGAGATGACTTCCCCGAAGTGCAAGATGTGACTACTTGGGTCAAGCAGTACATGGTTGAGGCTAACCAGAGACATGGCGGCGCTATTGAAGGCTTTATCTCGCAGCGTCTTACGCCCGAGCTGCAGGAGGCCATTGCTCATTACATTCGATAA